One Paraburkholderia caffeinilytica DNA segment encodes these proteins:
- a CDS encoding amidohydrolase family protein translates to MCSQAAADPRADDAAFALPDAIVDAHHHLWRLNGDVRYPWLQGAYDPEHFILGDYADLCNDFGVDEFRRAAGGAPVVASVHVEAECLRDDALAETRWLHDVAARYPIPSAVVAWVDLLADDADERLAEQAAYPLVRGVRFKPRTSATPDATVDGPGTLSDPRWPRALERLAAHELCWDLRVPFWHLDETAARLADAPAVDVVLEHAGLPWDRSDTGLARWRRGMEALAGQPRVSVKLSEFGLRDAAWNDAENRRIIGDAVAIFGAERCMFASNFPVAGLRIAYPALVRTFAAAIADRQLNDAARRAIWHDNAIRIYRIDLDEARKRDTQTGR, encoded by the coding sequence ATGTGCTCGCAAGCGGCCGCTGATCCGCGCGCGGACGACGCGGCGTTCGCGCTGCCGGATGCGATCGTCGACGCGCATCATCACTTGTGGCGCCTGAACGGCGACGTTCGCTATCCCTGGCTGCAGGGCGCGTACGATCCCGAGCACTTCATCCTCGGCGATTACGCGGACCTGTGCAACGACTTCGGCGTCGACGAATTCCGGCGCGCGGCCGGCGGCGCGCCGGTCGTCGCGAGCGTGCACGTCGAAGCGGAGTGCCTGCGCGACGACGCGCTCGCGGAAACGCGCTGGCTGCATGACGTCGCGGCGCGTTATCCGATTCCGTCCGCCGTCGTCGCGTGGGTCGACCTGCTCGCCGACGATGCCGACGAACGCCTCGCCGAGCAGGCCGCGTATCCGCTCGTGCGCGGCGTGCGCTTCAAGCCGCGCACGTCGGCGACGCCGGACGCCACGGTCGATGGCCCTGGCACGCTGAGCGACCCGCGTTGGCCGCGCGCGCTCGAACGGCTCGCCGCGCACGAGCTGTGCTGGGATTTGCGCGTGCCGTTCTGGCATCTCGACGAAACGGCCGCGCGGCTCGCCGATGCGCCGGCGGTCGATGTGGTGCTCGAACACGCGGGGCTGCCGTGGGACCGTTCGGACACCGGTCTCGCGCGCTGGCGGCGCGGGATGGAAGCGCTCGCCGGGCAGCCGCGCGTGTCGGTGAAGCTGTCCGAATTCGGGTTGCGCGACGCCGCATGGAACGACGCGGAGAATCGCCGGATCATCGGCGACGCGGTCGCGATCTTCGGCGCCGAACGCTGCATGTTCGCGAGCAACTTTCCAGTCGCCGGATTGCGGATCGCGTATCCGGCGCTGGTGCGGACGTTCGCGGCCGCGATCGCGGACCGGCAGCTGAACGACGCGGCACGCCGCGCGATCTGGCATGACAACGCGATCCGGATCTACCGGATCGATCTCGACGAAGCTCGCAAACGGGACACACAGACAGGACGATGA
- a CDS encoding YncE family protein has protein sequence MNDILLLVQKCAHTFSFYDLETKAALKHIVLPNFPHEFTVDAERRFAYVGIFGIETAWTRGQDGDHRIAEIDLHERKLTRMLDLWPYYRPHGMASDHDGRLYAMSEANDMLLVFDRPREQTVPNLAVPSGGVKTHLVTLTRDASRAYGVHLLSNTVTQFDPRDATVTPRAVMPGPRPEGNALSSDEKTLFVANRGDDTLVAIDTATMTCGRRVKTRNDPNRIYRTSSADGRDLLLLTNSGEQSISVFDAELLEEVERIALPANPTALSFHPSRPAAYVSFQDDHVRELDLTAWCFVNEMPTLREPDASYVLASGR, from the coding sequence ATGAACGACATCCTGCTGCTGGTGCAGAAATGTGCCCATACTTTCAGCTTTTACGATCTGGAGACGAAGGCGGCGCTCAAGCACATCGTGCTGCCGAATTTCCCGCACGAGTTCACCGTCGACGCGGAGCGCCGCTTCGCGTACGTCGGCATCTTCGGGATCGAAACCGCGTGGACGCGTGGCCAGGACGGGGATCACCGGATCGCCGAGATCGATCTGCACGAGCGCAAGCTCACGCGGATGCTGGACCTGTGGCCGTACTACCGGCCGCACGGGATGGCAAGCGACCACGACGGGCGTCTGTACGCGATGAGCGAGGCGAACGACATGCTGCTCGTGTTCGATCGTCCGCGCGAGCAGACGGTGCCGAACCTGGCAGTGCCGTCCGGCGGCGTGAAAACGCACCTCGTCACGCTGACGCGCGACGCGAGCCGCGCGTACGGCGTGCATCTGCTGTCGAACACGGTCACGCAGTTCGATCCGCGCGACGCGACCGTGACGCCGCGCGCGGTGATGCCGGGGCCGCGCCCCGAAGGCAACGCGCTGTCCAGCGACGAGAAGACGCTGTTCGTCGCGAACCGCGGCGACGACACGCTCGTCGCGATCGACACTGCGACGATGACCTGCGGCCGCCGCGTGAAAACGCGCAACGATCCGAACCGTATCTACCGGACGAGCTCGGCCGACGGCCGCGATCTGCTGCTGCTGACGAATTCGGGCGAACAGTCGATCTCGGTGTTCGACGCGGAACTGCTGGAGGAAGTCGAGCGCATCGCGCTGCCGGCGAATCCGACCGCGCTGTCGTTCCATCCGTCGCGGCCCGCCGCCTATGTGTCGTTCCAGGACGATCACGTGCGCGAGCTCGACCTGACTGCCTGGTGCTTCGTCAACGAGATGCCGACGCTGCGCGAGCCGGACGCGTCCTATGTGCTCGCAAGCGGCCGCTGA